In Rhodoferax koreense, a genomic segment contains:
- a CDS encoding quinone oxidoreductase family protein translates to MTLTTKAIRIDQHGGADQLKLVELPVGEPGPGEIRIRHKAIGLNFIDIYQRSGLYPQKMPLSLGMEGAGVVEAVGEGVTHLRAGDRAAYASAPPGSYCELRVMPAKTVCKLPDAISFETGAAMMLKGLTVQYLLKKTLPQGGLQAGDFVLFHAAAGGVGLIACQWARALGLQLIGTAGSDAKCALAKANGAAHVINYGTEDFAARVKEITGGEGVKVVYDSIGKDTFDKSLECLRTFGLLASFGNASGAVPPFAPAILAPKSLYLTRATLFAHMTTRENTQAMADDLFAVVESGAVQIHIDQRYPLAEVQQAHQDMEARKTTGCSILTL, encoded by the coding sequence ATGACACTCACCACCAAAGCCATCCGCATCGACCAGCACGGCGGCGCCGACCAGCTCAAGCTTGTCGAACTTCCGGTGGGCGAGCCCGGCCCGGGCGAGATCCGCATCCGCCACAAGGCCATCGGGCTGAACTTCATCGACATCTACCAGCGCTCCGGCCTGTACCCACAGAAGATGCCGCTCTCGCTCGGCATGGAAGGTGCGGGCGTGGTGGAGGCGGTGGGCGAGGGCGTGACCCACCTGCGCGCCGGCGACCGCGCGGCCTATGCCAGCGCGCCGCCCGGCAGCTACTGCGAACTGCGCGTGATGCCGGCCAAGACGGTCTGCAAGCTGCCCGACGCCATCTCCTTCGAGACCGGCGCAGCCATGATGCTCAAGGGCCTGACGGTGCAGTACCTGCTCAAGAAAACCCTGCCGCAGGGCGGGCTGCAGGCCGGCGACTTCGTGCTGTTCCATGCCGCCGCCGGCGGTGTCGGCCTGATTGCCTGCCAGTGGGCGCGGGCGCTGGGCCTGCAGCTGATCGGCACGGCCGGTTCGGACGCGAAGTGCGCACTCGCCAAGGCCAATGGCGCCGCCCACGTGATCAACTACGGCACCGAGGATTTCGCCGCGCGCGTGAAGGAGATCACCGGCGGCGAAGGCGTGAAGGTGGTGTACGACTCGATCGGCAAGGACACCTTCGACAAGTCGCTTGAATGCCTTCGCACCTTCGGGCTGCTCGCGAGCTTCGGCAACGCCTCGGGCGCCGTGCCGCCGTTCGCCCCAGCGATCCTGGCGCCCAAGTCGCTGTACCTTACCCGCGCCACGCTGTTCGCCCACATGACCACGCGCGAGAACACCCAGGCCATGGCCGACGACCTGTTCGCGGTGGTGGAAAGCGGTGCGGTGCAGATCCACATCGACCAGCGTTATCCGCTGGCCGAAGTGCAGCAGGCGCACCAGGACATGGAAGCGCGCAAGACGACCGGCTGCAGCATCCTCACGCTGTGA
- a CDS encoding DMT family transporter, protein MTQRIPASAIFYLTLAPLLWAGNAVVGRLVHELVPPMTLNFLRWALAFVLLLPLASQVLRKDSPLWTHWRRYAVLGLLGVGMYNALQYLALQTSTPINVTLVTSSMPVWMLATGWLFFRATVSPRQIASAVLSMLGVLLVLSRGEWGQLLALRLVPGDLYMLLATIAWAFYSWLLMGTREPATIRGDWAAFLMAQLVFGLGWSGVFAAGEQVLGSTPVQWGLPLAAALVFIAVGPAILAYRAWGTGVQRAGPNVAAFFLNLTPLFAALMSTAFLGEAPHWYHAAAFALIVGGIVVSGLKR, encoded by the coding sequence ATGACCCAGCGCATCCCCGCCTCCGCCATCTTCTACCTCACGCTCGCCCCGTTGCTGTGGGCCGGCAATGCCGTCGTCGGCCGCCTCGTGCACGAATTGGTGCCGCCGATGACGCTGAATTTCCTGCGTTGGGCGCTGGCCTTCGTGCTGCTGCTTCCGCTGGCCAGCCAGGTCCTGCGCAAGGACAGCCCGCTCTGGACCCACTGGCGCCGCTACGCCGTGCTCGGCCTGCTGGGCGTGGGCATGTACAACGCACTGCAGTACCTGGCGCTGCAGACTTCCACGCCGATCAACGTCACCCTGGTCACCTCCAGCATGCCGGTGTGGATGCTGGCCACGGGATGGCTGTTCTTCCGCGCCACGGTCTCGCCGCGGCAGATCGCCAGCGCGGTGTTGTCCATGCTCGGTGTGCTGCTGGTGCTGAGCCGCGGCGAATGGGGCCAGTTGCTCGCCTTGCGCCTCGTGCCCGGCGACCTCTACATGCTGCTGGCCACCATCGCCTGGGCCTTCTACAGCTGGCTGCTGATGGGCACGCGCGAGCCGGCCACGATCCGCGGCGACTGGGCCGCGTTCCTGATGGCGCAATTGGTGTTCGGCCTGGGCTGGTCGGGCGTCTTCGCCGCGGGTGAGCAGGTGCTGGGCAGCACACCGGTGCAATGGGGCCTGCCGCTGGCCGCGGCCCTGGTCTTCATCGCCGTGGGCCCGGCCATCCTGGCCTACCGCGCCTGGGGCACGGGTGTGCAACGTGCAGGGCCCAACGTGGCCGCGTTTTTCCTGAACCTCACGCCGCTGTTCGCCGCGCTGATGTCAACCGCGTTCCTGGGCGAAGCGCCGCACTGGTACCACGCGGCGGCGTTCGCGCTGATCGTGGGGGGGATCGTGGTTTCGGGGTTGAAGCGGTGA
- a CDS encoding ABC transporter permease yields MAASNGSSTSAQARLILLLLLAPAIVWLVGLIVLPHVDLAVLSLRERVAPRQYAPSFAQYRTFFEEPLYWHTFVRTATMSIVATAITLLLAFPIAWTIAKLVKGRTKSLLLVLCLIPFWVSETVRTLGWMILLRESGVLPALLVKLGITDTPVELLYRDATILVALVYTSMLFMVVPLISALESLDDSLIEAAYDLGGNGPSILWQIVIPHAAPGILAGCIVVFMLTLGNYLTPTLLGGKNSLWFTEQIYTQFITRFNWEQGAAFGFLLLGLSTAIVWAGLKITGQKFGEVMSKT; encoded by the coding sequence TGCTCGCGCCGGCCATCGTCTGGCTGGTGGGGCTGATCGTGCTGCCGCATGTGGACCTGGCCGTGCTGTCGCTGCGCGAACGCGTGGCGCCGCGGCAGTACGCGCCGAGCTTTGCGCAGTACCGCACCTTCTTCGAGGAGCCACTGTACTGGCACACCTTCGTGCGCACGGCGACGATGTCGATCGTGGCCACCGCCATCACGCTGCTGCTGGCCTTTCCGATCGCCTGGACCATCGCCAAGCTGGTCAAGGGCCGCACCAAGTCGCTGCTGCTGGTGTTGTGCCTGATTCCATTCTGGGTGAGCGAAACCGTGCGCACACTCGGCTGGATGATCCTGCTGCGCGAGTCGGGCGTGCTGCCCGCGCTGTTGGTGAAGCTCGGCATCACCGATACGCCGGTGGAACTGCTGTACCGCGACGCGACCATCCTCGTGGCCCTGGTCTACACCTCGATGTTGTTCATGGTGGTGCCGCTGATCAGCGCCCTGGAGAGCCTGGACGACAGCCTGATCGAGGCCGCCTACGACCTCGGCGGCAACGGCCCGTCCATCCTGTGGCAGATCGTCATTCCACACGCGGCGCCGGGCATCCTCGCCGGCTGCATCGTGGTGTTCATGCTCACGCTGGGCAACTACCTTACGCCGACGCTGCTTGGCGGCAAGAACTCGCTGTGGTTCACCGAGCAGATCTACACGCAGTTCATCACGCGGTTCAACTGGGAGCAGGGCGCGGCCTTCGGTTTCCTGCTGCTGGGCCTGTCCACGGCCATCGTCTGGGCGGGCCTGAAAATCACCGGGCAGAAGTTCGGTGAAGTGATGAGCAAAACCTGA
- a CDS encoding ABC transporter permease, with product MIASLPRPTWLRASTVVYCVAFFAFLFLPLVVVAVFAFNDAPYPAPPWRGFTLDWFFGSGAAGGGRVGLFADKPLLGSLWTSVVVAAWVTLLSVVVGTTNAFLIERSRFPGKQALSLLMLAPLVIPGVILGISILAFASRLAQFADDTWGLELDFLRPGLPLVVLGQFAYIVSIASLIITARLKRFDLTLEDAAYNLGATRAAVFMTITLPYLAPALIGAAAIAFLMSFENFNTTLMLVGSDAPLTVMMYGRMREGATPVLNAVSLFLMVASAALALTLMRKPADRPV from the coding sequence ATGATCGCCTCCCTGCCTCGTCCCACCTGGCTGCGCGCCAGCACCGTCGTGTACTGCGTCGCGTTCTTCGCGTTCCTGTTCCTGCCGCTGGTGGTGGTGGCGGTGTTCGCCTTCAACGATGCGCCTTATCCCGCACCGCCGTGGCGCGGCTTCACGCTCGACTGGTTCTTCGGCAGCGGTGCGGCGGGCGGCGGCCGTGTCGGCCTGTTCGCCGACAAGCCCCTGCTCGGCAGCCTGTGGACCAGCGTGGTGGTGGCGGCCTGGGTGACGCTGCTGTCGGTGGTGGTCGGCACCACCAACGCCTTCCTCATCGAGCGCAGCCGCTTTCCCGGCAAACAGGCGCTGTCGCTGCTGATGCTGGCGCCGCTGGTGATTCCGGGCGTGATCCTGGGCATCTCGATCCTGGCCTTCGCCAGCCGGCTCGCGCAGTTCGCCGACGACACCTGGGGGTTGGAACTCGACTTCCTGCGGCCCGGCCTGCCGCTGGTGGTGCTGGGCCAGTTCGCCTACATCGTGTCCATCGCCTCGCTCATCATCACCGCTCGCCTGAAGCGCTTCGATCTCACGCTCGAAGACGCGGCCTACAACCTCGGTGCCACGCGTGCGGCGGTGTTCATGACGATCACGCTGCCGTACCTGGCACCCGCGCTGATCGGCGCGGCGGCGATCGCTTTCCTGATGTCGTTCGAGAACTTCAACACCACGCTGATGCTGGTCGGCTCCGATGCACCGCTCACGGTGATGATGTATGGCCGCATGCGCGAGGGCGCCACGCCGGTGCTCAATGCGGTGAGCCTGTTCCTGATGGTGGCCTCGGCCGCGCTCGCGTTGACGCTGATGCGCAAACCGGCGGACAGGCCGGTTTAG
- a CDS encoding NUDIX hydrolase translates to MSQDTERAAWLAALRAGAEVPPRRPRVPLYAGPHEIGSVEPDFLSRIDLQPLVDQREVLQKTERGWRLHGEPTSSLALLADALREAGLAHAWRDEQLAVPNRGGERVATVERAVVRGLGITTQAVHLVGLAPDGRHWVQQRAFDKPNDPGLWDTLMGGMVSARDTVQTALLRETWEEAGLRLHTLQGLRHGGFVTTRRPSDDGGGAGYVIERIDWFVATLPEGLLPVNQDGEVERFELINDEELWRRMLADEFTTEAALIQAAFLGY, encoded by the coding sequence GTGAGCCAGGACACCGAACGCGCGGCCTGGCTGGCCGCGCTGCGCGCTGGCGCGGAGGTGCCGCCGCGCCGGCCGCGTGTGCCCTTGTATGCGGGACCGCACGAGATCGGCTCGGTCGAGCCTGATTTTCTAAGCCGAATCGACCTGCAGCCCTTGGTGGATCAGCGCGAGGTGCTTCAAAAAACAGAGCGCGGTTGGCGCTTGCATGGCGAGCCGACCAGCAGCCTGGCGTTGCTCGCCGACGCCTTGCGCGAAGCCGGCCTAGCCCATGCCTGGCGCGACGAGCAACTCGCCGTGCCGAATCGGGGCGGCGAACGGGTGGCCACCGTCGAACGCGCCGTGGTGCGCGGCCTGGGCATCACCACGCAGGCCGTGCACCTGGTGGGGCTGGCGCCCGACGGCCGGCACTGGGTGCAGCAGCGCGCCTTCGACAAGCCCAACGACCCGGGCCTGTGGGACACCTTGATGGGCGGCATGGTCTCGGCCCGGGACACAGTGCAGACGGCGCTGCTGCGCGAGACCTGGGAGGAGGCCGGCCTGCGGCTGCACACCTTGCAGGGCCTGCGCCACGGCGGCTTCGTCACCACACGCCGGCCGAGCGACGATGGCGGCGGCGCGGGCTACGTGATCGAGCGCATCGACTGGTTCGTGGCGACGCTGCCCGAGGGCCTGCTGCCGGTCAATCAGGACGGTGAGGTGGAACGATTCGAGCTGATCAACGACGAGGAACTCTGGCGACGCATGCTGGCCGATGAATTCACCACCGAGGCGGCCTTGATACAGGCGGCTTTTCTGGGGTATTGA